In Cryomorphaceae bacterium, the following proteins share a genomic window:
- a CDS encoding DUF4294 domain-containing protein, which yields MCRCINILLFLFALPFMGLAQHHGFDQNTKALEVLITEDDTLPLVELKPFTVLEFTKERTRREQRRWDALMGRVTKVYPYARLAGELMREYEQQLENLPTEKEQKAYLKMAENELKREFEGEIRNMTIREGYVLIKLIDRETGNTSYDLIKELRGGFTAFMWQAVARLFGSNLKEQYDAPGEDAMIEEIVALIEAGEIYVAERKANTPQAQARIKKSKRKGS from the coding sequence ATGTGTCGGTGCATCAACATTCTTCTTTTTCTCTTCGCGTTGCCCTTTATGGGCCTGGCTCAACACCACGGGTTTGACCAAAATACGAAGGCATTGGAAGTCCTGATCACCGAGGATGATACACTCCCCTTGGTTGAACTTAAGCCATTTACCGTGCTTGAATTCACCAAAGAGCGCACACGGCGAGAGCAGCGACGCTGGGATGCCTTGATGGGGCGTGTTACCAAAGTATATCCATATGCCCGTCTGGCCGGAGAGTTAATGCGCGAATACGAGCAACAGCTCGAGAATCTTCCCACCGAAAAGGAGCAAAAGGCCTATCTAAAAATGGCAGAAAATGAATTGAAGCGCGAGTTCGAAGGTGAGATACGCAACATGACCATCCGCGAAGGGTACGTGCTCATCAAGCTCATTGACCGCGAAACGGGAAATACTTCGTATGATCTCATCAAAGAGTTGCGCGGAGGATTTACCGCTTTTATGTGGCAGGCCGTTGCCCGGCTGTTCGGCTCAAACCTCAAAGAGCAGTACGATGCTCCCGGCGAAGATGCCATGATAGAAGAAATCGTAGCACTTATTGAAGCCGGCGAAATCTATGTGGCAGAGCGAAAAGCCAACACTCCACAGGCGCAGGCGCGAATCAAGAAAAGCAAACGAAAAGGTTCCTGA
- a CDS encoding 3-hydroxybutyryl-CoA dehydrogenase, giving the protein MNRITVIGAGTMGNGIAHVFAQKGYEVNLCDVSQDALSRALKTIAGNLDRQIKKEIITEGDKDACLKRITTHTEMREAVAQADLVVEAATENIDLKLKIFGQLDEACPANCILATNTSSISITKVAAVTKRPEKVIGMHFMNPVPVMKLVEVIRGYKTSNECTETIMDLSRNLGKVPVEVNDYPGFVANRILMPMINEAIYSLYEGVAGVEEIDTVMMLGMAHPMGPLHLADFIGLDVCLSILRVLHDGFGNPKYAPCPLLVNMVTAGNLGVKSGEGFYDYSKGLKEKEVSQQFR; this is encoded by the coding sequence ATGAATCGCATTACAGTTATTGGAGCCGGCACCATGGGCAACGGAATTGCACACGTTTTCGCCCAGAAAGGATATGAAGTAAACCTGTGCGATGTATCCCAGGATGCTCTTTCCAGGGCACTAAAAACCATTGCCGGAAACCTGGATCGGCAAATCAAAAAAGAAATCATCACTGAGGGCGACAAAGACGCTTGCCTGAAACGAATTACCACCCATACAGAAATGCGCGAGGCGGTAGCTCAGGCAGACCTTGTGGTTGAAGCTGCCACGGAAAACATTGATCTAAAGCTCAAAATATTCGGACAACTCGATGAAGCCTGTCCGGCAAACTGTATCCTCGCTACCAATACTTCCTCCATTTCCATCACCAAAGTGGCGGCGGTCACCAAGCGCCCTGAGAAAGTAATTGGCATGCACTTTATGAACCCCGTGCCTGTGATGAAATTGGTTGAGGTTATCAGGGGTTACAAAACGAGCAACGAATGCACGGAGACCATCATGGATTTGTCGCGCAATCTCGGTAAGGTGCCCGTGGAAGTAAACGACTACCCCGGCTTTGTGGCCAACCGAATTTTGATGCCCATGATTAACGAAGCTATCTACAGTTTGTACGAGGGTGTGGCCGGTGTGGAAGAAATTGACACCGTGATGATGTTGGGAATGGCGCACCCCATGGGCCCGTTGCACCTCGCAGATTTTATCGGTCTGGACGTTTGCCTCTCTATTTTGCGCGTGTTACACGACGGTTTCGGTAATCCGAAATACGCTCCCTGCCCGTTGCTGGTAAACATGGTTACAGCCGGAAATCTGGGCGTGAAGTCGGGTGAAGGGTTTTACGACTACAGCAAGGGCTTGAAAGAAAAAGAGGTGTCGCAGCAATTCCGCTAA
- the dacB gene encoding D-alanyl-D-alanine carboxypeptidase/D-alanyl-D-alanine-endopeptidase, translating to MRILVAIALSLCCFAVGAQPSNGMDEFLDQWLEQPNLSEASVGFYAVDINSGDVLADHRGNKAMIPASLMKIPATIAALHTLEGDFRFETSLSYHGHLENGVLTGDLVLRGSGDPTFGSARIGKSADALLEAFASAIKQAGITKVEGNLVLDNTAFTPHVPDTWAWHDLTNYYAAIPHPLNFLDNQFSIFFKTGEVGSAAVLKYVSPMIPGVKLEHDVVAADIRNDQTYCYGDPTGDKIRVKGALPAKRENYEVKAAIPDPGRFFAIRLMESVQQSGVEWKGDVEHSSLSATNGGKELIRHTSPTLAEIVEEVNFHSINLYAEALGVALSEKFSDVPRTEVLKNFWSEKAGIDTRGFRPEDASGLSHYTTITAKQLTDMLHWVYHSDNGKGWMLSLPQAGLNGTLRSFGKGTPLEGNLRAKSGYMTSNRGYAGVLNARSGKMVAFAVMVNHFEASPATIKSELEKLIVALYESN from the coding sequence ATGAGAATCCTTGTTGCCATTGCTCTGTCGCTTTGTTGTTTTGCTGTCGGGGCCCAGCCCTCAAACGGGATGGATGAGTTTCTGGATCAGTGGCTTGAGCAGCCCAATTTGTCGGAAGCTTCTGTTGGATTCTACGCGGTGGATATCAACAGCGGTGATGTGCTGGCAGACCATCGGGGCAACAAAGCCATGATCCCGGCATCCTTGATGAAAATACCTGCCACCATTGCAGCCTTGCATACCCTGGAGGGAGATTTTCGATTTGAGACCTCATTGAGCTACCATGGTCACCTGGAAAATGGTGTACTCACCGGCGATTTGGTGCTTCGCGGCTCGGGAGACCCCACCTTTGGCTCAGCGCGTATCGGTAAAAGTGCCGATGCCTTGCTTGAAGCGTTTGCATCGGCCATTAAGCAGGCCGGAATCACGAAGGTTGAAGGAAATCTGGTGCTTGACAATACAGCCTTTACTCCCCACGTGCCCGATACATGGGCCTGGCACGACCTCACCAACTACTATGCGGCAATTCCTCACCCGCTCAACTTTTTGGACAACCAGTTCAGCATCTTTTTCAAAACAGGTGAGGTAGGCTCCGCGGCAGTTTTAAAATACGTTAGCCCGATGATTCCGGGTGTGAAACTGGAGCACGACGTGGTTGCCGCAGATATCCGAAACGACCAAACCTACTGTTATGGTGATCCTACCGGAGATAAGATTCGGGTAAAAGGTGCGCTTCCCGCCAAACGGGAAAACTATGAAGTAAAAGCGGCCATCCCCGACCCGGGTAGATTTTTTGCCATTAGGCTGATGGAATCCGTGCAGCAATCAGGAGTTGAATGGAAGGGTGATGTTGAGCATTCTTCCTTGTCTGCCACAAATGGCGGAAAAGAACTGATTCGTCATACATCGCCCACGCTCGCAGAGATTGTTGAGGAAGTGAACTTTCACAGCATCAATCTTTACGCCGAAGCTTTGGGAGTTGCGCTATCTGAAAAATTCTCCGATGTTCCGCGGACTGAGGTGTTGAAGAATTTCTGGTCTGAAAAGGCCGGGATAGATACGCGCGGATTTCGGCCCGAAGATGCCAGCGGACTTTCGCATTATACTACAATCACCGCCAAGCAACTCACCGATATGCTTCATTGGGTGTATCATTCCGACAATGGTAAAGGATGGATGTTGTCGTTGCCACAGGCAGGTCTCAATGGCACACTGCGCAGTTTCGGAAAAGGAACCCCGCTTGAAGGTAACCTAAGAGCCAAAAGTGGCTACATGACAAGCAACAGAGGCTACGCAGGAGTACTAAACGCCAGGTCGGGAAAAATGGTGGCCTTTGCTGTGATGGTGAATCATTTTGAGGCCAGTCCGGCAACCATTAAAAGTGAGCTGGAAAAGCTGATTGTTGCGCTCTATGAGTCGAATTGA
- a CDS encoding ADP-forming succinate--CoA ligase subunit beta: MNIHEFQGKSILKSFGVSIQEGKVVNDVSKAEAAAKELSAETGTEWFVVKAQIHAGGRGKGTVKETGSHGVVLAKGLDKVEEIVKGILGGTLVTAQTTEEGKKVNQVLIAQDVYYPGDSEPEEYYMSVLLDRQRGRNVIVYSPDGGMDIEAVAEKTPERIFREEIDPAVGVMPFQCRRIAFNLGLSGQAFKEMQKFVKSLYDAFLGCDATLFEINPVLKTSDNRIIAVDSKVSLDGNGLFRHPDYAAMRDKSEEDPTEVEASEAGLNYVKLDGNVGCMVNGAGLAMATMDIIKLSGGEPANFLDVGGTADAARVEKAFRIILKDETVKAILVNIFGGIVRCDRVAQGVVDAYNNIGDINVPIIVRLQGTNAEEAKKLIDESGLEVHSAVLLQEAAEKVKSVLA; the protein is encoded by the coding sequence ATGAACATACACGAATTTCAAGGAAAATCAATACTCAAGAGCTTTGGAGTGTCCATCCAGGAAGGTAAGGTGGTAAATGATGTATCCAAAGCCGAAGCAGCGGCCAAAGAACTCTCTGCCGAAACAGGAACCGAATGGTTTGTGGTAAAAGCTCAGATTCACGCGGGTGGTCGTGGTAAAGGAACCGTTAAAGAAACAGGGTCGCATGGCGTTGTGCTTGCAAAAGGACTCGATAAAGTTGAAGAAATAGTTAAAGGTATTTTGGGTGGAACCCTTGTTACGGCCCAAACCACCGAAGAAGGCAAAAAAGTAAACCAGGTACTCATAGCACAGGACGTGTATTACCCCGGCGATTCGGAGCCCGAAGAATACTACATGTCTGTTTTGCTCGATCGCCAGCGAGGCCGAAACGTCATTGTGTATTCTCCGGATGGAGGAATGGACATTGAAGCCGTAGCGGAGAAAACTCCCGAGCGTATTTTCCGCGAAGAAATTGACCCCGCTGTGGGTGTCATGCCTTTTCAATGCCGAAGAATCGCATTCAATCTGGGGCTATCCGGTCAGGCGTTTAAAGAGATGCAGAAGTTTGTGAAGTCTCTTTACGATGCTTTCCTCGGTTGTGATGCTACTTTGTTCGAAATCAACCCTGTGCTTAAAACTTCCGACAACAGAATTATCGCTGTTGACTCGAAAGTTTCGCTGGATGGTAACGGGCTTTTCCGCCACCCAGATTACGCCGCCATGCGCGACAAGAGCGAGGAAGACCCTACCGAGGTTGAAGCGTCAGAAGCCGGTTTGAACTATGTAAAACTGGATGGTAACGTGGGGTGTATGGTGAATGGTGCCGGACTGGCAATGGCCACCATGGACATCATTAAGCTGTCGGGCGGTGAGCCGGCCAACTTTCTTGATGTGGGAGGAACGGCTGATGCTGCACGCGTGGAGAAGGCTTTCAGAATTATTCTGAAGGATGAAACCGTAAAGGCCATTCTGGTGAACATCTTTGGCGGAATTGTGCGTTGCGATCGCGTTGCGCAAGGTGTGGTGGATGCCTACAATAATATTGGGGACATCAACGTGCCCATCATCGTGCGCTTGCAAGGTACCAATGCCGAAGAAGCCAAAAAACTCATTGACGAAAGCGGGTTGGAAGTTCACTCTGCGGTATTGCTGCAAGAAGCCGCTGAAAAGGTGAAGAGCGTACTCGCCTAA
- a CDS encoding acetyl-CoA carboxylase biotin carboxylase subunit: MKKVLVANRGEIALRVMRSLREMGIATVAVYSDADRMAPFVRYADEAVRIGPPPSSESYLKGDEIIRVAGELGVDGIHPGYGFLSENAGFARKVREAGITFIGPGEEAIETMGSKLAAKAAVKAYNIPMVPGVDHAITDVAEARKIAAEIGFPILIKASAGGGGKGMRIVESIDEFESQMDRAVSEAISAFGDGAVFIEKYIGSPRHIEIQVLADQHGNVVHLFERECSIQRRHQKVVEEAPSAVLTPELRARMGESACDVARACNYHGAGTVEFLVDEHLNYYFLEMNTRLQVEHPVSELITGIDLVKEQVRIARGEKLSFGQDDLKINGHALEIRVYAEDPANNFLPDIGTLHGYRKPEGPGIRVDDGFEEGMEIPIYYDPMIAKLIVHAENREAAIEKMKRAIADYQISGVATTLGFCSFVMDHEAFRSGKFDTHFVQTYFKPEVLNVSDPQEEEAAVLIAALQRSEGSNSTELTASQSLTESNWRKNRS, translated from the coding sequence ATGAAAAAGGTTCTGGTTGCCAATCGGGGAGAAATTGCCCTGCGCGTGATGCGCTCCCTTCGCGAAATGGGGATTGCCACTGTGGCTGTTTACTCAGATGCCGACCGCATGGCGCCATTTGTTCGATATGCCGACGAGGCAGTGCGAATTGGGCCACCCCCTTCATCCGAATCCTACCTTAAAGGTGACGAGATTATTCGCGTTGCCGGTGAACTGGGTGTTGACGGGATTCATCCAGGGTACGGCTTCTTGTCTGAGAACGCTGGTTTTGCCAGGAAGGTGCGTGAAGCGGGTATCACATTTATCGGTCCTGGCGAAGAAGCCATAGAAACCATGGGGAGCAAACTGGCGGCCAAAGCGGCTGTAAAAGCCTACAACATTCCTATGGTGCCCGGTGTGGACCACGCCATAACTGACGTAGCCGAAGCACGAAAAATAGCCGCCGAAATCGGATTTCCCATCCTTATTAAGGCCTCTGCAGGAGGAGGTGGTAAGGGCATGCGCATCGTAGAATCTATTGACGAGTTTGAATCCCAGATGGATCGTGCTGTATCTGAAGCGATTTCGGCCTTTGGAGATGGCGCAGTGTTCATTGAAAAGTACATCGGATCGCCTCGTCATATTGAAATACAGGTGCTTGCTGATCAACACGGCAACGTAGTGCACCTTTTTGAGCGGGAGTGTTCCATTCAACGACGACACCAGAAAGTAGTAGAAGAGGCTCCTTCGGCTGTGCTCACACCTGAGCTTCGGGCTCGAATGGGTGAAAGTGCCTGTGATGTGGCACGGGCATGCAATTACCACGGAGCTGGAACGGTTGAGTTTCTGGTGGATGAACACCTGAATTACTACTTCCTTGAAATGAACACCCGTTTGCAGGTTGAGCATCCTGTGAGCGAGCTTATTACCGGAATTGACCTGGTGAAAGAGCAGGTGCGCATTGCCCGCGGAGAAAAGTTGTCGTTCGGACAGGATGATTTGAAAATCAACGGACACGCACTTGAGATTCGTGTATACGCGGAAGACCCGGCCAATAACTTTCTGCCGGACATAGGCACACTGCACGGATATCGTAAGCCTGAAGGTCCCGGTATTCGCGTAGATGATGGTTTTGAAGAGGGGATGGAAATTCCCATCTACTACGACCCGATGATTGCCAAACTTATTGTTCACGCCGAAAACCGCGAGGCCGCCATCGAAAAAATGAAACGCGCCATTGCCGATTATCAGATATCAGGCGTTGCAACCACCCTTGGCTTTTGCTCTTTTGTGATGGATCACGAGGCATTCCGCTCGGGTAAGTTCGACACCCATTTCGTGCAAACTTACTTCAAACCGGAAGTGCTGAATGTATCAGACCCGCAAGAGGAAGAAGCGGCAGTACTCATAGCGGCCCTTCAAAGGAGCGAAGGTTCAAATTCTACTGAGCTTACTGCAAGCCAATCGCTTACAGAGAGCAATTGGCGGAAAAACCGAAGTTAG
- the asnB gene encoding asparagine synthase (glutamine-hydrolyzing), translating to MCGIAGIFNYSQPISAGDEDRLLKAVEKIAHRGPDFRQVRAYGKLCLGHARLSILDTSAASNQPMQTEDGRYAIVFNGEIYNFKSLRSDLEKLGHYFTTTGDTEVLLKAWAQWGPGCLERLNGFFAFAVYDSQLETMWLARDRMGIKPLYYNLQPDIICFGSEMSVFKVLGVNPELDVDALHLFFQLTYIPAPYTALKGVQKLMPGEFLTVRDRKVEKQPYFDLQKRTASADSYESAVENVRQLLDESVRMRLVSDVPLGTFLSGGIDSSIVSYIASQHLSGINTFSVGFDDHAYLDESACAAQVAGHIGSTHHEIRVGKNEMEEAAFAVLNHLDEPFADSSSIAVYMLSKYTARHVKVILSGDGADELFGGYRKHMALYRASQKSASNLILKSAAPLLSLLPGGSRSDKQGDFLRKLRKYSDGLRLPFRERYHQWLRWTDEATVFSLLKEKHHQALIFDQLPGLDLDENDFNSVLISDQLFLLPNDMLAKVDKMSMAHGLEVRTPFLDHHLVQYVNNLPSGYKLNASSGKLMLRNAFHSVLPAEVFNRPKKGFEVPMESWLRSTLKELVVKFSNRQLIEEQAVFNPSVLEDIQRDFYQLHNNKHASLLWSFLVFQSWWFSTFRRLG from the coding sequence ATGTGCGGTATTGCCGGAATATTCAATTACTCACAACCGATTTCTGCCGGTGACGAAGATCGTTTGCTCAAGGCGGTAGAAAAAATAGCCCACCGCGGTCCAGATTTCAGGCAGGTAAGAGCCTATGGCAAGTTATGCCTGGGTCACGCCAGACTCAGTATTCTCGATACCTCGGCAGCTTCAAATCAGCCCATGCAAACAGAGGATGGTCGCTATGCCATTGTATTCAATGGGGAGATTTACAATTTCAAAAGCCTGAGGTCTGATCTTGAAAAACTGGGACACTACTTTACCACCACCGGCGACACCGAAGTTCTGCTCAAAGCGTGGGCGCAATGGGGGCCCGGCTGCCTGGAGCGCCTCAACGGTTTTTTTGCCTTTGCTGTGTACGACTCCCAATTGGAAACCATGTGGCTGGCAAGAGACCGAATGGGCATCAAGCCCCTGTATTACAACCTACAACCCGACATCATTTGCTTCGGGTCAGAAATGAGTGTATTCAAAGTGCTTGGAGTGAACCCGGAGCTGGATGTTGACGCCTTGCATTTGTTTTTTCAGCTCACCTATATTCCCGCGCCGTACACAGCACTCAAGGGAGTTCAAAAGCTCATGCCGGGAGAATTTCTTACCGTGAGAGACAGAAAGGTAGAGAAGCAGCCGTATTTTGATCTCCAAAAGCGCACTGCCTCAGCAGATTCCTATGAATCTGCTGTTGAGAATGTACGTCAGTTACTGGACGAATCGGTAAGAATGCGATTGGTATCAGATGTTCCACTCGGAACCTTTCTTAGTGGCGGAATTGACTCATCCATTGTAAGCTACATCGCATCCCAACACTTAAGCGGAATCAATACCTTTTCGGTAGGATTTGATGACCACGCCTATTTGGACGAGTCGGCCTGCGCGGCGCAGGTGGCAGGGCATATTGGCAGCACACATCACGAAATCAGGGTTGGAAAGAATGAAATGGAGGAAGCTGCCTTTGCTGTACTCAACCACCTTGACGAGCCTTTTGCCGACAGCTCATCCATAGCTGTGTATATGTTGAGTAAATATACCGCCCGGCACGTTAAGGTGATATTATCAGGAGATGGTGCCGACGAACTGTTTGGCGGTTATCGCAAGCATATGGCTCTTTACCGGGCCAGTCAGAAAAGCGCTTCGAACCTCATTTTAAAAAGCGCAGCACCCCTGCTGTCGCTTTTACCGGGGGGAAGTCGCTCGGATAAACAAGGCGATTTCCTCAGGAAATTGCGCAAATACTCTGATGGACTGCGATTGCCGTTTAGGGAGCGTTACCACCAATGGCTGCGGTGGACGGATGAAGCCACCGTTTTCAGTTTGCTGAAGGAAAAACACCATCAAGCACTGATCTTCGACCAACTGCCTGGTTTAGATTTGGATGAAAATGACTTTAACTCAGTACTCATTTCGGATCAGTTATTCCTTCTGCCCAACGATATGCTTGCCAAGGTTGACAAGATGAGCATGGCCCACGGACTTGAGGTAAGAACACCTTTTCTTGATCACCACCTGGTTCAGTATGTGAACAATCTTCCTTCGGGGTACAAGTTGAATGCAAGTTCAGGTAAATTGATGTTGCGAAATGCCTTTCATTCAGTGCTCCCGGCTGAAGTTTTCAACAGACCCAAAAAAGGCTTTGAAGTGCCCATGGAAAGCTGGCTACGCTCCACACTGAAAGAGCTGGTTGTTAAATTCAGCAACAGGCAACTTATCGAAGAGCAGGCCGTTTTTAACCCATCCGTTCTGGAGGATATTCAACGTGACTTTTACCAGCTCCATAACAACAAGCATGCTTCCTTGCTCTGGAGCTTTCTGGTTTTTCAAAGCTGGTGGTTCAGCACCTTCAGGAGACTCGGATGA